In a genomic window of Helianthus annuus cultivar XRQ/B chromosome 10, HanXRQr2.0-SUNRISE, whole genome shotgun sequence:
- the LOC110882544 gene encoding uncharacterized protein LOC110882544 — MDSQEEEEINPQSESTAHSNVRAKTDITWKYVTEAQDENGKKMRICTFCNKSFRGGGINRMKQHLGGVKGNVAACLKVPADVRCQMKILFEESTQKGKNTVVLDTETGSTLKSKSLGKRKASSTSDNAQSYFSRGINDHTQPSIRSVWQSKERVHDTDLAVAMWLYDACIPMNAVNSPLFPIAMSKVASMGHGYTGPSYHQVRVNLLKDAKQSVKLIVDSYREQWAERGCTIMSDGWRDVRQRALINFLVYCPTGISFIKSVDASDIESNAEGLCNLFSEIVEIVGSKNIVHLVTDNAANYKAAGRLLCDRYPMISWSPCAAHCINLILKDVSEMEDVSTLIQLASRITIFIYNHPLNWLRKRPGWTEIIRPGATRFGTSFIALKSLHDHKHDLQALVTSLDFKKMLKVTKANDVKDTILDPKFWNNCFITVQVMTPILRLLRICDSDEKPSLGYVYEGMLRIRKGIKELFKRKRRNYKRYVDIIDARWDKMLRKSLHAAAYWLNPIFQYEKDNREEKDKAWVGVLDMIEKLTSLDNSVQITISHLAKFRDKVGTFGRSIALNSVELERPDEWWKAFGGDVPALQKFAVRILSQTASSSGCERNWSVFERIHTKRRNRLEHQRLSDLVLNESKRPYDPVDYQGIDKNEFWVVEDEKEAELNYDDLENMLDEEELPIDLDSQPSEANSRNVCCHLQAFTVSSPILKDSSGLDSQDLESQVLRCGSESWFVHSTAKCLSWRVHGFSL, encoded by the exons ATGGATTCACAAGAAGAAGAGGAAATTAATCCCCAATCCGAGTCGACCGCCCACTCTAATGTTCGCGCGAAGACGGATATCACATGGAAATATGTTACCGAAGCTCAAGATGAAAATGGTAAAAAGATGCGCATTTGTACATTTTGCAACAAGTCATTTCGTGGGGGAGGCATTAACCGAATGAAACAACACCTTGGTGGAGTTAAAGGAAATGTAGCTGCGTGTTTAAAGGTCCCGGCGGATGTAAGGTGTCAAATGAAAATTTTGTTTGAAGAGAGTACACAAAAAGGTAAAAATACAGTTGTTTTAGATACTGAGACGGGTAGCACACTAAAATCAAAAAGTCTTGGTAAAAGGAAAGCTTCTTCAACATCCGACAACGCACAATCGTATTTCTCAAGAGGTATAAATGATCATACTCAACCTTCAATTAGATCTGTATGGCAAAGTAAGGAAAGAGTTCATGATACAGATTTAGCTGTAGCCATGTGGCTATATGATGCATGCATACCTATGAATGCCGTAAATTCTCCCCTTTTTCCAATTGCAATGAGTAAAGTAGCTTCCATGGGGCATGGATATACGGGACCTTCCTACCATCAAGTTCGTGTAAATTTGTTGAAAGATGCTAAGCAATCTGTGAAACTTATAGTTGATTCTTATAGAGAGCAATGGGCTGAAAGAGGTTGCACTATAATGAGTGATGGATGGAGAGACGTTAGACAAAGAGCTCTAATTAATTTTTTGGTTTATTGTCCAACGGGGATTTCATTCATCAAATCTGTTGATGCTTCTGATATTGAGAGTAATGCTGAAGGTTTATGCAATTTGTTTAGTGAAATTGTTGAGATTGTTGGTTCCAAGAATATTGTTCACTTGGTCACTGATAATGCTGCAAATTACAAAGCTGCGGGAAGATTATTATGTGATAGATATCCAATGATTTCTTGGTCTCCTTGTGCGGCTCACTGTATAAATTTGATCTTGAAGGATGTTTCAGAAATGGAAGATGTGTCTACTTTGATACAACTTGCATCACGAATTACAATTTTCATCTACAACCACCCTCTAAATTGGTTGAGAAAAAGACCCGGTTGGACAGAAATTATCCGTCCTGGGGCCACCCGATTTGGCACATCATTCATTGCATTGAAGAGTTTACATGATCATAAGCATGATTTGCAAGCTTTAGTAACCTCTCTTGATTTCAAAAAGATGTTGAAAGTGACTAAAGCTAATGATGTGAAAGACACTATCTTAGATCCgaagttttggaataattgttttaTAACGGTTCAGGTGATGACTCCTATCTTGAGACTTTTGCGTATCTGTGATTCCGATGAAAAGCCTTCATTAGGCTACGTTTATGAAGGTATGCTTAGGATAAGAAAAGGAATCAAAGAGTTGTTTAAAAGGAAAAGACGTAACTATAAGAGGTATGTTGATATCATTGATGCACGTTGGGATAAGATGTTACGCAAAAGTCTTCATGCAGCAGCTTATTGGCTAAATCCGATATTTCAATATGAAAAAGATAATCGTGAAGAAAAGGATAAGGCATGGGTAGGGGTGCTTGATATGATTGAGAAGTTAACGAGTTTAGATAATAGTGTGCAAATAACTATTTCACACTTGGCAAAATTTCGGGATAAAGTAGGTACTTTTGGTCGATCTATTGCTTTGAATTCCGTGGAGCTTGAGCGTCCCG ATGAGTGGTGGAAAGCATTCGGTGGAGATGTACCGGCGTTGCAAAAATTTGCCGTAAGAATTTTAAGTCAAACCGCATCCTCTTCTGGATGTGAAAGGAATTGGAGTGTTTTTGAGAGAATTCACACCAAAAGAAGGAACCGCTTGGAGCATCAAAGGCTAAGTGATCTCGT GCTAAATGAGAGCAAAAGGCCATATGACCCGGTTGATTACCAAGGCATTGATAAAAACGAATTTTGGGTGGTGGAAGACGAGAAGGAAGCCGAGCTTAACTATGATGATTTAGAAAATATGCTCGATGAGGAGGAACTACCAATTGACCTTGATTCACAACCATCCGAAG CTAATAGTAGAAACGTGTGTTGTCATCTTCAAGCTTTCACGGTTTCGAGTCCCATTCTTAAGGACTCATCTGGTCTCGACTCACAAGATCTCGAGTCACAG GTTTTGAGGTGTGGTTCTGAAAGCTGGTTCGTTCATTCAACTGCTAAGTGTTTGAGTTGGCGAGTACACGGGTTCTCGCTTTGA